The genome window CGTTTTGTTACAGAAATGTGGGACGTTGGCAATACAAGCTGGAAAGATGACATAATATTTGCCTGCTCAAAGATGTCGGAAAAAATTAATAAAGTAGTACATAAATAGGAAGGAAGTTATTTTTTTATGAAAGTTTCAAAAAAGGTCATTGCTAAGTTAAATAAATGTTACGCTATAACAAGTTTAAATTTTAAGGGCAATAATTGTTTTGTTGTAGCAGCTGAAAAAAGTGATCCTTGTTATTTATTCTCTGAGAGCGGCGAACTTCTCGAAACAGTTTGGGAAAAACCGGGCGGAATTATGACAATGACTCCCGTTCCAAATTCAGACGGTCAATTTTTATCAACACATGAATTTTTCTCGCCTAATAATTCAGCAAATGCAAGAATCGTTATAGCTACTCCAAAATCAAAAAATAATTGGGAGATCAGAACGCTTTGTAAAATTCCCTTTGTGCATAGATTCGGAATTCTGAACAGAGCCGGAATTAATTATATTATTGCGTGTGCTTTGAAGACCGGCCATGAATATAAAGACGACTGGCGATTTAAGGGAGCATGTTTCGGGGCTGTATTGCCTGAAGATTTATCGGGTTTTAACGATTCTAATATGCTCAAAATGGATTTAATATGTGAGGACATGTTAAAGAATCACGGTTACTGCAAAATTTCTCACGGCGGCCATGATTCAGCACTCGTAGCATGTGAAGAAGGTACTTTCTTAATTTCGCCTCCTGCTGTACTGGGTTCAAACTGGGAAGTCGAACAAATTAGCTCAATTCCTTCGAGTGATTCGATTCTGATGGACTTTGACGGCGATGGAAAATTAGAATTAGGCTGCATTTCTCCATTTCACGGAAATTCTTTAACTATTTTCCATCTTGATGAGTTCGGAAATTATATCCCTCAATGGAAATATTCACGTCCTGAGAAAGAAACAGAAATGATCCACGCGACATGGCCTTGTGAACTCTTAGGCAAACCGACTTGGATTGTAGGCTGGAGAAAAGGAACTAAGAAAACTATCGCTATTACTTGGGATAATGAGGCCGGAGATTATAAGACAGATATTATTGACGAAAACACCGGATGTGCTAATGCTATGCATTTCAAGAATTCAGAGGGGCAAGACGTTATTGTCGCAACTAATAGGGAGATTGACGAAGTAGCAATGTATACAATTACTGAATAACTTTAATTTCTAGTCAATGCTAAAAAATTATAATGCAGTTCTCGAAATTTTACCGGGGAGCTGCATATTTTTATAATATCTTCATTCATGACTGCAATATTTCCGGCTCGACAAAAAAGGCGGATATTGAGTCTAGAAAAAATGTATAACAAGTATTGTTATTTAACATTTTTTACTTGATAGGACATTATTTTTCCTATAAAATAAAAACAATCATAGAAAAATTTTACAATTATTTTGGGCCATATTAGAAAAAATATCTGCGGAGTCTTATTATATGAGGAGGTGAATTTCTCTATTAAGCAAGTTCCCGAAATAATATTTCATGTGATTTTAATGTTCTTTCACCGCAGGAAAGTCATTGTATCATAAAATTTAATTTATAGGAGGTTTTCTTTGAATGAGTACTAGATTTAAGAAGGTTATTGCTTTCATGGCAGCGGCAATTATGATAATGAACTTTGCAACAGTAGTATTTGCTGCTAGAGAAGATCCTGCGAGACAGAAGGCAGTGGCTGCTAACAGCAGCAAAAAACGTATTGACATTTACGGCGGTGCTCCGGTAAAAATTGCTTACATTGCCCACGATATAGGAACTCCCAACAATCAAGGCTGGAAAGAGGGAATCGAGCGCGAGTGTGCTTCATGGTCAAACATCAAAGTAGATTCTTACAGCGCGGAAGAGTCAGCAGAGAAACAAGTTCAGATTATGACAGACTGCATCAATCAGGGCTATAATGCGATAATCCTTCAGTGTTCAGACGGTACGGCACTTGCTCCTTCTGTTAGACAAGCTGAAGAGGCGGGAATTCCTGTTATAACTCTGAATCTTGATTGTGCCAGCGATACAGTACACAGCGCACTCGTTATGGCAGTTGACTATGACGCGGGACGTATGGCTGCCGATAAAATGGCTGAACAGTTAAAGGGAGAAGGCGACATTGCTATAATTCAGGGTGTGCCCGGTTTGACTCGTACTGACAATTTAGAGCAGGGCTTCCGTGATACAATTGCGAAATATCCTAAAATTAAAATTGTAGACGCTCAGACAGCATCATTCCAGAAAGATACAGCAATGACCGTTATGAATTCATTCTTACAGTCATATCCGGATCTGAAGGGAGTTTTTGCAATTAATGACGCTATGGCCGAGGGAGCTGCACTTGCCGCAGAATCAGCAAACAAGAAGGGCAAAATTTGTATCTGGGGTGCTGACGGCGAGAAAGATGCACTTGCTATGATTGAAAACGGTTCTATGGCTGGGACAATTTACACTAACAGCTGGGACGAGGGTTCAACGGCTGCGAAAATTGCACTTCTCATGATTGGCTCCGAATATAGTTACACTGTTTTAACGGAGACTCCGAAAGTCATCATGGAACCTATTGTTGTTACAGCTGAAAACGTTAGCTCAATAGCTCCGGCAGATCGTTGGTAAGATATTATTTGCAGGGTTGTCTAGCAGGCAGCCCTTTTCTTTTTACCTTTTCACTATATATAAAAGGAGGAAAAATATTTTGAAGCAGCTTAGTCAGACAGCAATGCGCCGGCTTATCTCTATTATCATGCTGGCGGTCTTAGTCTGTCTTTTTACTATACTGGCTGGGTATGGTCAGGGTAAATTTTTTAACTTTGCTAATCTGATCGAGGTTGTTCGTGATGCTTCGATTCCTGCAATTATCGGTGTTGGTGTAACATTTCTCATTATCACATCCGGTATTGATCTCTCTACAGGCAGCATGATGGCTCTTGTCGGCATGGTCATGGCTAATATTTATGAATATACTCTGTGGCCGTTCAAAGTAATGGTGTTATTCGGCCTGCTTACCGGATTATTTTGCGGTCTCATTAATGGGCTTATCGTCGCAAAATTGAATGTCCCTGAATTTATCGGCACTCTTGCTACAATGAGCATTTTCCGGGCAATGACTTATATTATTGCTATTCGTAATGTGAACGGAGTAATCAAGAGTCAAGCTATGAATCATTCCGAATATGTTTGGCTTGGTACAGGTGTCGGAAAATTTTATTATGTAATAATGGCAATGATTTTATTTATTGTAATAGGTCAGATTTTGCTGCGTTATACTCGTTACGGCACGAATCTTTATTCAGTGGGAGCAAATCGTAAAGCCGCCGTGTTGTCAGGTATAAATGTTGCTAAGACTCGTATAATTGCATATATGTTAACTGGCTTTTCTGTTGCGGTGGGTGCGGTTTTCACTACTGCGAGACTTCAGAGTGCTACTACTGCTATTGGTACAGATTTTGAATTCAGCCCTATTGCTGCTGCTGTAGTCGGGGGCGCGGCACTTTCCGGAGGGTCGGGCGATGTTATAGGGACTCTTATCGGAGCTTTATTCATGGCTACTTTAGAAAATGGAGTGCGTAAACTTGATATGAATACTTCATTTCAGTATATTATCAAGGGCGTTATAATTATTGCTGTTGTGATTTTCGACGCTACTTATAAATCCCGTATGGAACGAAAAGCGCGAGAACAGGGAGCAAAGGAGGGACTTGAGTAATGGCAGGAAATACAATTCTTGAAGCAAAAAATATTTATAAAAGTTTTTCCGGTGTCCCGGTACTTCAGGATGTACATTTTGAAGTTAAAGTCGGTGAAGTTCATGCTTTAATGGGCGAAAACGGAGCTGGAAAATCAACGCTCATAAAAATAGTAACGGGCGTTTACTCTAAAGACGAGGGTCAAATTTACTGGGAAGGCAAACCTGTAGAAATTAATAATTATCAGGACTGCCAGAAATTAGGGGTAGCTTGTATTTATCAGGAGTTATCAGTAATTCCCCCGCTTACAGTTGCACAAAATGTTTTCTTAGGCCGTGAACCTCGTAATGGCCCATTCATAAATTACAAGAAAATGAATGAAATGACTCAGGAGCTTATCGATAAATACCAGTTCCCGCTGAAACCTACTACAATTGTTGATAATCTCGGCATTGGTCAGCGTCAATTAATAGAGATACTCAAGGGGTTATCGCAAAATTCAAAGCTGCTCATCATGGACGAACCTACGGCCTCACTATCAGGCAAAGAAGCAGAAATGTTATTTCACATTATCCGGACTCTAAGAGAGCAAAGCGTTTCAATAATTTATATTTCTCACCGTTTGGAAGAAGTCTATATGCTTTCTGACAGACTCACGATATTGCGCGACGGTAAAAATGCGGCAGTTCTTGAGAAAGAAGAAATCATACCGGCTAAAGTTATCGAGACAATGATCGGCAAAGTTGTTGACGAGTCAGCGGGCTCTAAAAAAATGTTACACTCTGATGACAGCAAGCCCGTTCGCCTTGAAGTTAAGAATTTGACGGACAAGACAGATCGTTACCGCAATATCAGCTTCCAAGTACATAGCGGCGAAATATTAGGTTTAGGCGGACTTATCGGAGCGGGACGTACTGAAGTCGTGCGTG of Synergistaceae bacterium contains these proteins:
- a CDS encoding sugar ABC transporter ATP-binding protein, whose amino-acid sequence is MAGNTILEAKNIYKSFSGVPVLQDVHFEVKVGEVHALMGENGAGKSTLIKIVTGVYSKDEGQIYWEGKPVEINNYQDCQKLGVACIYQELSVIPPLTVAQNVFLGREPRNGPFINYKKMNEMTQELIDKYQFPLKPTTIVDNLGIGQRQLIEILKGLSQNSKLLIMDEPTASLSGKEAEMLFHIIRTLREQSVSIIYISHRLEEVYMLSDRLTILRDGKNAAVLEKEEIIPAKVIETMIGKVVDESAGSKKMLHSDDSKPVRLEVKNLTDKTDRYRNISFQVHSGEILGLGGLIGAGRTEVVRAIYGVDKAASGEVILGGKKLNPSPKSSIKEGIGFVPEDRRNQGFIPLLSTTKNVALTNYDIVKINGVAISDSDELAMSKRAIETIDIRPSDPDKQVGVMSGGNQQKVVLGKWLMRNLKLLIVDEPTAGIDVGAKDEIYSILERLANEGVAVIVVTSDLQELLRVSHRILVMRKGNIVKEFKNVEVTQSMVLAAGQGVQEEK
- a CDS encoding sugar ABC transporter substrate-binding protein, whose amino-acid sequence is MSTRFKKVIAFMAAAIMIMNFATVVFAAREDPARQKAVAANSSKKRIDIYGGAPVKIAYIAHDIGTPNNQGWKEGIERECASWSNIKVDSYSAEESAEKQVQIMTDCINQGYNAIILQCSDGTALAPSVRQAEEAGIPVITLNLDCASDTVHSALVMAVDYDAGRMAADKMAEQLKGEGDIAIIQGVPGLTRTDNLEQGFRDTIAKYPKIKIVDAQTASFQKDTAMTVMNSFLQSYPDLKGVFAINDAMAEGAALAAESANKKGKICIWGADGEKDALAMIENGSMAGTIYTNSWDEGSTAAKIALLMIGSEYSYTVLTETPKVIMEPIVVTAENVSSIAPADRW
- a CDS encoding ABC transporter permease, yielding MKQLSQTAMRRLISIIMLAVLVCLFTILAGYGQGKFFNFANLIEVVRDASIPAIIGVGVTFLIITSGIDLSTGSMMALVGMVMANIYEYTLWPFKVMVLFGLLTGLFCGLINGLIVAKLNVPEFIGTLATMSIFRAMTYIIAIRNVNGVIKSQAMNHSEYVWLGTGVGKFYYVIMAMILFIVIGQILLRYTRYGTNLYSVGANRKAAVLSGINVAKTRIIAYMLTGFSVAVGAVFTTARLQSATTAIGTDFEFSPIAAAVVGGAALSGGSGDVIGTLIGALFMATLENGVRKLDMNTSFQYIIKGVIIIAVVIFDATYKSRMERKAREQGAKEGLE